The Fortiea contorta PCC 7126 genome has a segment encoding these proteins:
- a CDS encoding winged helix-turn-helix domain-containing protein, with product MPKKVHLEKHLSAEELKRRYIHASEVKSRRWHLLWMVCSGWTLKKAAEAIAINYDYAKEIIHKYNNQGIEALQNRRKMVRRRHKNALLNAEALEKLRQAFKKRPEDGGIWTEPKVARWIEQETGREKVWAQRGWDYLKRLNYSPQIPRPKHYKDDKNEQEALKKLSIRVMELQQKYPDAKVEVWSFDEHRLGLKPIMRRVGHL from the coding sequence ATGCCAAAAAAAGTACATCTAGAAAAGCATTTGAGTGCAGAAGAACTGAAGCGGCGCTATATTCATGCATCAGAAGTAAAATCTAGAAGATGGCATCTGCTGTGGATGGTATGTAGTGGGTGGACTTTGAAGAAGGCAGCCGAGGCGATCGCTATCAACTATGACTATGCCAAAGAAATAATTCATAAATACAATAACCAAGGAATAGAGGCACTTCAAAATCGCCGGAAAATGGTACGTCGTCGTCACAAAAATGCATTATTAAATGCAGAAGCATTAGAAAAGTTACGACAAGCGTTCAAGAAGCGACCAGAAGATGGTGGAATTTGGACAGAGCCAAAGGTTGCGCGCTGGATTGAGCAAGAAACTGGACGTGAGAAAGTATGGGCACAACGGGGATGGGATTATCTCAAACGCCTAAACTATTCTCCACAAATACCAAGACCAAAACATTACAAAGACGATAAAAACGAACAGGAAGCCTTAAAAAAACTTAGTATTAGAGTAATGGAGCTACAACAAAAATATCCGGATGCAAAAGTCGAAGTTTGGTCATTTGATGAACATCGATTAGGGCTAAAACCGATTATGCGACGAGTTGGGCACCTCTAG
- the fba gene encoding class II fructose-bisphosphate aldolase (catalyzes the reversible aldol condensation of dihydroxyacetonephosphate and glyceraldehyde 3-phosphate in the Calvin cycle, glycolysis, and/or gluconeogenesis) produces the protein MALVPLRLLLDHAAENGYGIPAFNVNNLEQIQAIMKAAAETDSPVILQASRGARNYAGENFLRHLILAAVETYPQIPITMHQDHGNAPSTCYSAIKNNFTSVMMDGSLEADAKTPASFEYNVSVTREVVNVAHALGVSVEGELGCLGSLETGAGEAEDGHGFEGTLDHSQLLTDPDEAVNFVEATQVDALAVAIGTSHGAYKFTRKPTGEILAISRIEEIHRRLPNTHLVMHGSSSVPEDLIALINEYGGAIPETYGVPVEEIQKGIKSGVRKVNIDTDNRLAITAAVREALAKNPKEFDPRHFLKPSIKYMQKVCAERYDQFGTAGNASKIKQISLEDFAAKYAKGELNVITKSAATV, from the coding sequence ATGGCGCTTGTACCATTGCGGCTGTTGTTAGATCACGCGGCTGAAAACGGTTACGGCATTCCAGCTTTCAACGTTAACAATTTAGAGCAGATTCAAGCGATTATGAAGGCTGCTGCCGAGACAGATAGCCCCGTAATTTTGCAAGCTTCTCGTGGCGCTCGTAATTATGCTGGAGAAAACTTTCTGCGCCACCTGATTTTGGCAGCGGTAGAAACCTATCCCCAAATTCCCATCACCATGCACCAAGATCATGGTAATGCTCCTTCTACGTGCTACTCAGCAATCAAGAACAACTTCACCAGCGTCATGATGGATGGTTCTTTAGAAGCTGATGCTAAGACTCCTGCTAGTTTCGAGTACAACGTCAGTGTCACCCGAGAAGTTGTCAACGTAGCTCATGCTCTGGGCGTCAGCGTGGAAGGCGAACTCGGTTGTTTGGGTTCTCTAGAAACAGGTGCTGGTGAAGCTGAAGACGGTCACGGTTTTGAGGGTACACTCGACCACTCCCAATTACTCACCGACCCTGATGAAGCTGTTAACTTCGTAGAAGCAACTCAAGTAGATGCTTTGGCTGTGGCGATTGGTACCAGCCACGGTGCTTACAAGTTCACCCGCAAGCCTACTGGTGAAATCTTGGCAATCAGCCGCATTGAAGAAATTCACCGCCGCTTGCCTAACACTCACTTGGTAATGCACGGTTCTTCTTCTGTACCTGAAGATTTGATTGCACTAATCAACGAATATGGTGGTGCAATTCCTGAAACCTACGGTGTACCAGTGGAGGAAATCCAAAAAGGTATCAAGAGCGGTGTGCGGAAAGTGAATATTGACACCGACAACCGTTTGGCAATCACTGCTGCGGTGCGGGAAGCTTTGGCAAAAAATCCCAAAGAATTCGACCCCCGTCACTTCCTCAAGCCTTCCATCAAATACATGCAGAAGGTTTGTGCAGAACGCTATGACCAATTTGGTACTGCTGGTAACGCTAGCAAGATTAAGCAGATTTCTCTCGAAGATTTCGCTGCTAAGTATGCTAAAGGCGAATTGAATGTGATCACCAAATCAGCAGCTACGGTCTAA
- a CDS encoding polysaccharide deacetylase family protein, whose protein sequence is MTLIFDSFSFFRLLAYIPAQSIFYLLLWVVCTFTELFPKSAIAESLPVNWKTPKSFVKKDAVCPQNLALNHQISSFAGILATVSTWINQPNQHLRFLFETFGADVLAFVNRSPWPNIHEQAKLAKVPIMMYHDILPQKQVSFDVTPGELEQHFQLIKARGITPISLDQLMTHLQTGLPLPAKPILLTFDDGYGGHYEYVYPLLKKYGYPAVFSIYIKGVGNNIGRSHVSWEQLKEMVANPLVTIASHSVTHPNDLTKIPDEQLRTEVALSKQILEAQLGVNIRYFTYPVGKYDDRVARWVSAAGYQLALTMSDTDEKFAGESASLLAVSRFGQSRLKDAVAQAWGGAKLPPWKIDFDFTSPVQKTDTTIDQIPLVFTSGGKPITIHASKRDQLTEIVAKTGKNAIAAVDGGFFSLKSLDSNVMIGPVFSQITNQFIPGNRSDNQKTTGRPLVLISPHTVRFIPFDPSQHNTLAGIRAQMPDVTDAFVAAAWLVKDGQPQAASTFNGLYGFEAARYRAFWGINQNRQPTLGVSRQSVDSVSLGIALAKAGLKDAVMLDSGQSTSLVYQGKSQVDYVPRPVPHAVALVSSASMSDANCIWATYKIKNQGT, encoded by the coding sequence ATGACGCTAATTTTTGACAGTTTCAGTTTTTTCCGTTTACTTGCATATATCCCCGCCCAGAGTATATTTTATCTGTTACTTTGGGTAGTCTGTACTTTTACGGAATTGTTCCCAAAATCGGCTATTGCGGAATCACTTCCTGTCAATTGGAAAACACCAAAAAGCTTTGTTAAAAAAGATGCTGTTTGCCCACAAAATCTCGCACTAAATCACCAAATATCCAGTTTTGCTGGGATTTTAGCCACAGTATCTACATGGATAAATCAGCCCAATCAACACTTACGCTTCCTATTTGAAACCTTTGGGGCTGATGTTTTGGCTTTTGTTAATCGCAGTCCCTGGCCAAATATTCATGAGCAAGCCAAGTTAGCAAAAGTACCAATAATGATGTATCACGATATCTTGCCGCAAAAACAAGTATCGTTTGATGTAACTCCTGGAGAATTAGAACAGCACTTTCAACTAATTAAAGCTAGGGGCATTACTCCTATTAGTCTTGATCAGTTGATGACGCATTTGCAAACAGGATTACCACTACCAGCAAAACCAATATTGTTGACCTTTGATGATGGTTATGGTGGACATTATGAGTATGTTTATCCATTGCTGAAAAAATACGGTTATCCCGCTGTATTTTCGATTTATATCAAAGGAGTTGGTAACAATATCGGTAGAAGTCATGTTTCCTGGGAACAACTCAAGGAAATGGTTGCTAATCCGTTGGTGACGATCGCATCTCACAGTGTCACTCACCCGAATGATTTGACCAAAATACCTGATGAGCAACTACGCACAGAAGTTGCACTTTCTAAGCAGATTTTAGAAGCACAATTGGGTGTGAATATCCGCTACTTTACCTATCCTGTAGGTAAGTATGACGATCGCGTTGCTCGATGGGTGTCCGCAGCCGGCTATCAGCTAGCCTTGACGATGAGTGATACAGACGAAAAATTTGCAGGTGAGTCAGCGAGTTTATTAGCAGTTTCTCGTTTTGGACAATCGAGATTAAAAGATGCGGTAGCTCAAGCTTGGGGAGGCGCAAAACTACCACCTTGGAAAATAGATTTTGACTTCACTAGTCCAGTGCAGAAAACTGACACGACTATTGATCAAATTCCCTTAGTTTTCACTTCTGGAGGAAAACCAATTACCATTCATGCTTCCAAGCGCGATCAGCTTACAGAGATAGTAGCGAAGACAGGAAAAAATGCGATCGCTGCTGTGGATGGGGGCTTTTTTTCCTTGAAATCCCTCGATTCTAATGTGATGATTGGCCCGGTTTTCAGTCAAATCACCAACCAATTTATTCCTGGAAATCGCAGCGACAACCAAAAAACCACTGGTCGTCCTCTAGTTTTAATTAGTCCTCATACAGTCCGCTTTATCCCCTTCGACCCTAGTCAACACAACACTTTAGCAGGGATACGAGCACAAATGCCCGATGTCACAGATGCGTTTGTGGCGGCGGCTTGGTTAGTTAAAGATGGTCAACCCCAAGCAGCCAGCACATTTAACGGTTTGTATGGTTTTGAAGCGGCTCGTTATCGGGCTTTTTGGGGAATTAACCAAAACAGACAACCCACTCTGGGTGTCTCTCGTCAATCTGTAGATTCAGTTTCCCTAGGAATAGCGCTAGCTAAAGCTGGACTCAAAGATGCAGTTATGCTTGATTCCGGTCAGAGTACCTCTTTAGTTTATCAGGGTAAATCGCAAGTAGATTATGTCCCTCGTCCCGTACCTCATGCTGTAGCTTTGGTATCTTCGGCCTCGATGAGTGACGCTAATTGCATTTGGGCAACTTATAAAATAAAAAACCAGGGAACTTAA
- the hemB gene encoding porphobilinogen synthase, translated as MTPETSLTNQPLHLTQRPRRLRRTATVRRMVRENHLTVDDLIYPMFVMEGEGQKIEIASMPGCYRFSLHLLVKEIASAFELGINAIALFPVISEQKKDDNGTESYNPDGLVQQTVKAIKQAIPEIIVITDVALDPFTTHGHDGLVDEKGTILNDPTVEVLVKMAVSQAAAGANFVAPSDMMDGRVKAIRQALDAAGYIDVGILAYSAKYASAYYGPFRDALDSAPKFGDKKTYQMDAANAREALKEVELDIAEGADIVMVKPALAYLDIINQVRNATQLPVAAYNVSGEYAMIKAAAQMGWIDEKQVILETLTSMKRAGADLILTYFAKEVALMLK; from the coding sequence ATGACACCGGAAACTTCATTGACAAACCAACCACTGCACCTGACGCAACGCCCTCGGCGTCTGCGTCGAACCGCAACCGTGCGACGAATGGTGCGGGAGAATCACCTGACGGTAGATGACCTCATCTATCCGATGTTTGTGATGGAAGGAGAGGGGCAAAAAATAGAAATCGCCTCCATGCCTGGGTGCTATCGATTTTCGCTACACTTGTTGGTGAAGGAAATTGCGTCAGCGTTTGAGTTGGGAATTAATGCGATCGCTCTTTTCCCAGTGATTTCTGAACAGAAAAAAGACGACAATGGTACAGAAAGTTACAATCCTGATGGGTTAGTACAGCAAACAGTCAAAGCCATTAAACAAGCAATTCCAGAAATTATCGTCATCACCGATGTCGCCCTTGACCCCTTCACCACCCACGGACACGATGGTTTAGTGGATGAAAAAGGTACTATCCTCAACGACCCCACCGTGGAAGTTTTAGTAAAAATGGCAGTTTCTCAAGCCGCTGCAGGTGCTAATTTTGTCGCCCCTTCCGACATGATGGATGGTAGAGTGAAAGCAATTCGCCAAGCCTTAGATGCGGCAGGTTATATTGATGTGGGAATTTTGGCATATTCCGCTAAATACGCCTCTGCTTATTATGGGCCTTTTCGTGATGCCTTGGATTCTGCACCAAAATTTGGCGACAAAAAGACTTATCAAATGGACGCAGCTAATGCAAGGGAAGCTTTAAAAGAAGTTGAGTTAGATATTGCTGAAGGTGCAGATATCGTCATGGTGAAGCCGGCGTTAGCTTACCTAGATATCATCAATCAAGTCCGCAATGCTACACAGCTACCTGTCGCCGCATACAACGTCAGCGGTGAATATGCCATGATTAAAGCTGCCGCCCAGATGGGGTGGATAGACGAAAAACAAGTCATTTTGGAAACGCTTACAAGTATGAAACGGGCTGGCGCTGATTTGATTTTGACTTACTTTGCCAAAGAAGTAGCTTTGATGTTGAAGTGA
- a CDS encoding CobW family GTP-binding protein, translating to MNQLTSSTTDAMLDIPKRGMPVTIITGFLGSGKTTLLNQILKNKQDLKVAVLVNEFGDINIDSQLLVSVDQDMVELSNGCICCTINDGLVDAVYRVLEREDRIDYLVIETTGIADPLPIILTFLGTELRDLTSIDSILTVVDAETFNQEHFQSEAALKQLTYADIIILNKTDLVTSEKLAELEDYIHEIKIGAKILHSNFGQVPLPLILDVGLTPINDYAHKSKHDHHGDHHYHDEHHHYHHHSDHLENDGFVSVSFQSDRPFDVHKFESFINEHMPQNVFRAKGILWFSDSELRHIFQLSGPRYNLVADEWHNPQKNQLVFIGKKLVADQIHSQLQECLV from the coding sequence ATGAATCAACTTACTTCATCAACAACAGATGCGATGCTTGATATTCCCAAACGGGGAATGCCTGTAACCATAATTACAGGATTTTTAGGCAGTGGTAAAACTACTCTGCTGAATCAAATTCTCAAAAATAAACAAGATTTGAAAGTCGCTGTTTTGGTAAATGAATTTGGCGATATTAATATTGATAGTCAACTGCTAGTTTCTGTAGACCAAGACATGGTGGAACTAAGCAACGGCTGTATATGTTGCACAATTAATGATGGTTTAGTCGATGCTGTTTATCGAGTTTTGGAAAGAGAAGACAGAATTGATTATTTGGTAATTGAGACTACAGGAATTGCTGACCCTCTGCCGATTATCTTAACGTTTTTGGGTACAGAATTAAGAGATTTAACTAGCATTGATTCTATCTTGACGGTGGTGGATGCTGAAACTTTTAACCAGGAACATTTTCAGAGTGAAGCAGCTTTAAAACAATTGACCTATGCAGATATTATTATTTTGAATAAAACGGATTTAGTAACTTCAGAAAAATTAGCGGAACTAGAAGATTATATCCATGAAATCAAAATCGGAGCGAAGATTTTACATAGTAATTTTGGACAAGTACCATTACCTTTGATTTTGGATGTAGGCTTGACACCAATCAACGATTATGCACATAAGTCTAAACATGATCATCACGGGGATCATCACTATCACGATGAGCACCACCATTACCATCATCATTCTGACCATTTAGAGAATGATGGTTTTGTGTCTGTGTCTTTCCAGAGCGATCGCCCTTTTGATGTCCACAAATTTGAGAGCTTTATTAATGAGCACATGCCGCAAAATGTCTTTAGAGCTAAAGGCATTCTGTGGTTCAGTGATAGTGAGCTACGCCATATATTTCAACTCAGTGGGCCTCGGTACAATTTAGTCGCTGATGAATGGCATAATCCTCAGAAAAATCAACTAGTTTTCATCGGTAAGAAATTGGTAGCCGATCAAATTCACTCACAACTGCAAGAATGTTTGGTATGA
- the folE gene encoding GTP cyclohydrolase I FolE: MTLSISPDMNSVAQLVSSLSNQQLPKVTEAEMMQAVRTLLIGLGENPDREGLRDTPKRVVKALQFLTKGYDESLDELLNGAVFTEDANEMVLVRDIDIFSSCEHHILPIIGRAHVAYIPNGKVIGLSKIARVCEMYARRLQVQERLTVQIADALQGLLKPKGVAVVVEATHMCMVMRGVQKPGSWTVTSAMRGAFAEDMRTRQEFMDLIRHNANFH; the protein is encoded by the coding sequence ATGACTCTATCGATTAGTCCCGATATGAATTCTGTTGCTCAATTAGTTTCATCATTATCTAATCAGCAATTACCAAAGGTCACGGAAGCAGAAATGATGCAAGCCGTGCGTACTTTGCTGATTGGATTAGGAGAAAATCCTGATCGCGAAGGGTTAAGAGACACACCCAAACGAGTTGTAAAAGCTTTGCAGTTTTTGACCAAGGGCTATGATGAATCATTAGACGAACTGCTAAATGGAGCAGTTTTCACAGAAGATGCCAACGAAATGGTATTAGTTCGGGACATCGATATTTTCAGTTCCTGTGAGCATCATATATTACCGATAATTGGTCGTGCTCACGTCGCGTACATTCCCAATGGTAAGGTGATTGGTTTATCCAAAATTGCTAGAGTTTGTGAAATGTATGCACGGCGTTTGCAAGTCCAAGAACGCCTGACTGTGCAAATTGCTGACGCTCTCCAAGGTTTACTTAAGCCCAAAGGAGTAGCAGTCGTGGTGGAAGCAACTCATATGTGTATGGTGATGCGTGGTGTGCAGAAACCAGGGTCTTGGACTGTTACTAGTGCGATGCGCGGCGCGTTTGCAGAAGATATGAGAACTCGTCAAGAGTTTATGGATTTAATCCGACACAATGCGAATTTCCATTAA
- a CDS encoding winged helix-turn-helix domain-containing protein, whose product MPKKVHLEKHLSAEELKRRYIHASEVKSRRWHLLWMVCSGWTLKKAAEAIAINYDYAKEIIHKYNNQGIEALQNRRKMVRRRHKNALLNAEALEKLRQAFKKRPEDGGIWTEPKVARWIEQETGREKVWAQRGWDYLKCLNYSPQIPRPKHYKDDKNEQEALKKNLVLE is encoded by the coding sequence ATGCCAAAAAAAGTACATCTAGAAAAGCATTTGAGTGCAGAAGAACTGAAGCGGCGCTATATTCATGCATCAGAAGTAAAATCTAGAAGATGGCATCTGCTGTGGATGGTATGTAGTGGGTGGACTTTGAAGAAGGCAGCCGAGGCGATCGCTATCAACTATGACTATGCCAAAGAAATAATTCATAAATACAATAACCAAGGAATAGAGGCACTTCAAAATCGCCGGAAAATGGTACGTCGTCGTCACAAAAATGCATTATTAAATGCAGAAGCATTAGAAAAGTTACGACAAGCGTTCAAGAAGCGACCAGAAGATGGTGGAATTTGGACAGAGCCAAAGGTTGCGCGCTGGATTGAGCAAGAAACTGGACGTGAGAAAGTATGGGCACAACGGGGATGGGATTATCTCAAATGCCTAAACTATTCTCCACAAATACCAAGACCAAAACATTACAAAGACGATAAAAACGAACAGGAAGCCTTAAAAAAAAACTTAGTATTAGAGTAA
- a CDS encoding tellurite resistance TerB family protein, translating into MSLLDTVLCTENKTQVKLSPAEAVAAITLAVTAADGYPSKDEANWIFSTLYQMKLFRSYPKELMDRLFENILSILQRDEMNSLFNAAKESLSQELREAAFAVTTDILLAEGTVSEEEKTFLDDLHQALGISSEIAVQIVQVILIKNRG; encoded by the coding sequence ATGAGTTTATTAGACACAGTTTTATGTACAGAAAACAAAACGCAGGTAAAGTTGAGTCCAGCGGAAGCTGTCGCTGCAATAACTTTGGCTGTGACAGCAGCAGACGGCTATCCATCTAAAGATGAAGCAAATTGGATATTTTCCACCCTATATCAGATGAAGCTGTTTAGAAGCTACCCCAAAGAATTAATGGATAGGCTCTTCGAGAACATACTCAGCATTCTTCAACGCGACGAGATGAATTCTCTGTTTAATGCAGCCAAAGAATCCCTATCTCAAGAATTGCGCGAGGCCGCCTTCGCCGTAACAACCGATATCTTACTAGCTGAGGGTACGGTGAGTGAAGAGGAAAAAACGTTTCTTGACGATCTACATCAAGCCTTGGGCATTTCCAGCGAGATAGCAGTACAGATAGTACAAGTAATTTTGATCAAAAACCGTGGATAA